A DNA window from Acidobacteriota bacterium contains the following coding sequences:
- a CDS encoding SDR family oxidoreductase codes for MEFQAAKALITGGSEGIGKAIAAAFKNEGADVVITGRRGDVLEAAAEEIGVGWSVGDVGKEDDAVRTVREFVDQHGRLDILVNNAGFGVFAPLVEMELSDLEAVYRTNVFGAFLMAREAAKVFVRQESGNLINISSTSGLKGGRGSTAYSSSKFALRGMTECWRDELRRHNVRVMLVNPSEVLTDFGSKAGYQQEASPKKLRPQEIADAIVGALKVDDRGFIPEFSVFATNPF; via the coding sequence ATGGAATTTCAAGCAGCCAAGGCACTCATCACCGGCGGCAGCGAAGGCATTGGCAAGGCCATCGCCGCGGCGTTCAAGAACGAAGGAGCCGACGTAGTCATCACCGGCCGGCGGGGGGACGTGCTCGAGGCGGCGGCGGAAGAGATCGGGGTCGGTTGGAGCGTCGGGGACGTGGGTAAGGAAGACGACGCCGTGCGCACCGTTCGGGAGTTCGTCGACCAGCACGGACGCCTCGACATCCTGGTCAACAACGCCGGCTTCGGCGTCTTCGCGCCGCTGGTGGAGATGGAGCTGTCGGACCTGGAAGCGGTCTACCGCACCAACGTCTTCGGCGCTTTCCTGATGGCGCGGGAAGCGGCCAAGGTCTTCGTTCGCCAGGAGTCGGGGAATCTGATCAACATCTCCTCGACCTCCGGCCTCAAAGGCGGCCGCGGCAGCACCGCCTATTCCTCATCCAAATTCGCTCTCCGCGGCATGACGGAATGCTGGCGCGACGAGCTCCGCCGGCACAATGTGCGGGTGATGTTGGTCAACCCCAGCGAGGTGCTCACGGACTTCGGTTCCAAGGCCGGCTATCAGCAGGAGGCCTCCCCCAAGAAGCTCCGCCCCCAAGAAATCGCCGACGCCATCGTCGGGGCGCTGAAGGTCGACGACCGGGGGTTCATCCCGGAGTTCTCGGTGTTTGCTACGAATCCGTTCTAG
- a CDS encoding NAD(P)-dependent alcohol dehydrogenase produces MTDTAQNTETTTASGAKSFEARAYAAASAESPMAPASIPRRTPGPTDVQMEILFCGVCHSDLHQVRDEWQNAMPTVYPCVPGHEIVGRVVAVGEDVTKFKAGDVAAVGCMVDSCRTCEACQDGEEQFCSGPSTFTYNSPDPHLEGVTYGGYSESVVVDQDFVLRVPEGLDLAGVAPLLCAGITTYSPLRHWGVGEGQKVGVVGLGGLGHMAVKFAHAFGARVVVFTTSPSKKEDALRLGADEVVISKNEEEMAQHQGSFDFILNTVSAEHDLNPYLAQLKRNGTLTMVGAPETPLPVSVFSVIFGRRRLAGSLIGGIAETQEMLDFCGEHGITADIELIPMTKINEAFDRLLKSDVKYRFVIDMASLQSA; encoded by the coding sequence ATGACCGATACAGCCCAGAATACCGAGACCACCACCGCTTCGGGAGCCAAGAGCTTTGAGGCCCGCGCCTACGCCGCGGCCAGCGCCGAATCGCCCATGGCTCCGGCGAGCATCCCCCGCCGGACTCCGGGGCCGACGGACGTGCAGATGGAAATTCTCTTCTGCGGTGTCTGCCACTCCGATCTGCACCAGGTGCGGGACGAGTGGCAGAACGCCATGCCCACCGTCTACCCCTGCGTGCCGGGCCACGAGATCGTCGGCCGGGTGGTGGCGGTGGGCGAGGACGTGACGAAGTTCAAGGCCGGCGACGTGGCGGCGGTGGGCTGCATGGTGGATTCCTGCCGCACCTGCGAGGCCTGCCAGGACGGTGAGGAGCAATTCTGCTCCGGCCCCTCCACCTTCACCTACAACTCTCCCGATCCCCACCTGGAAGGGGTCACCTACGGTGGCTACTCCGAGAGCGTGGTGGTCGACCAGGACTTCGTGCTGCGGGTGCCGGAGGGCTTGGACCTGGCGGGGGTGGCGCCGCTGCTCTGCGCCGGCATCACCACCTACTCGCCGCTGCGCCATTGGGGCGTCGGCGAGGGCCAGAAGGTCGGCGTCGTGGGCCTCGGCGGTCTCGGTCACATGGCGGTGAAGTTTGCTCACGCCTTCGGTGCCCGGGTAGTGGTCTTCACCACTTCCCCGAGCAAGAAGGAGGACGCCTTGCGGCTCGGTGCCGACGAGGTGGTGATCTCCAAGAACGAGGAGGAGATGGCTCAGCACCAGGGGAGCTTCGACTTCATCCTCAACACCGTCTCCGCGGAGCACGACCTCAACCCCTATCTGGCGCAGCTCAAGCGCAACGGCACCCTGACCATGGTGGGCGCTCCGGAGACGCCGCTGCCGGTGAGCGTGTTCAGCGTCATCTTCGGCCGCCGCCGTCTCGCCGGCTCCCTCATCGGCGGTATCGCCGAGACTCAGGAGATGCTCGACTTCTGCGGCGAGCACGGCATCACCGCCGACATCGAGCTGATCCCTATGACGAAGATCAACGAGGCTTTCGACCGGCTGCTGAAGAGCGACGTCAAGTACCGCTTCGTCATCGACATGGCCAGCCTGCAGTCGGCCTGA
- a CDS encoding tetratricopeptide repeat protein: MKQAFVVVVLALAPATMLSGCSDPGPKVTDSTTEDSARPAADPASSNRPALDAATRELLRETAELHRQGRFEEGLERLRQEIERDPNRPRLHYNLGVFRASLEDYEGATAAFEEELERFPDHGESHRALATAYTRLGRLDEAVLQYEACLGDLPDDALCTSGLGRNLSALGRTDEALPFLQQAADEAQDAAAYAELALLHRRRGDLQESARAFSRALADDPRHLPTLLGYGQVLNALGHRQDGAALLDLHQHLSTLQDQLDAFERARRQGTPPVQAYLDLAHIHLQRDDRTAAIDAYRQALDLAPDNAAVALELADLYLQGGQAVAAEAAVRQALATDPQGSGPHFYLGVTQVLTGERELAQSSFVRSLEAGDWPAPAFLDLGAAFQEVGDLERAAAAYLEALRLEPENPRVHFGLSGVLRQHGDRENALKAAQKAVELEPSYGEAWALLGVLRSETGDPAGAEAALQRSLEPRRPTLLRAEGEHLLLAALPSETADPARELFRRLLTEYREERPFLAPERRAP, encoded by the coding sequence ATGAAGCAAGCCTTCGTCGTCGTCGTCCTGGCCCTCGCTCCCGCCACGATGCTCAGCGGCTGCTCGGACCCTGGGCCGAAAGTCACGGACTCTACGACGGAAGACTCGGCCCGGCCTGCGGCGGATCCGGCTTCTTCGAACCGGCCCGCCCTCGACGCCGCCACCCGGGAACTGCTGCGGGAGACCGCCGAGCTGCACCGCCAGGGTCGTTTCGAGGAAGGGTTGGAGCGTCTTCGGCAGGAGATCGAACGCGATCCGAACCGCCCCCGCCTGCACTACAACCTGGGCGTCTTCCGCGCTTCCCTGGAAGACTACGAGGGGGCCACCGCTGCCTTCGAGGAGGAGCTGGAACGCTTCCCCGACCACGGGGAAAGCCACCGCGCCCTGGCCACCGCCTACACCCGCCTCGGGCGCCTGGACGAGGCGGTGCTGCAATATGAGGCCTGTCTAGGGGACCTCCCCGACGATGCCCTGTGCACCTCGGGTCTGGGACGCAACCTCTCCGCCCTCGGCCGCACCGACGAAGCCCTCCCCTTCCTGCAGCAGGCCGCCGACGAGGCGCAGGACGCCGCCGCCTACGCCGAGCTGGCCCTTCTCCATCGGCGCCGGGGCGACCTCCAGGAATCCGCCCGGGCCTTCTCCCGGGCGCTGGCGGACGACCCACGGCATCTGCCGACGCTGCTCGGCTACGGTCAGGTTTTGAACGCTCTGGGACACCGGCAAGACGGTGCCGCCCTCCTCGATCTTCATCAGCACCTCTCCACCCTGCAGGATCAGCTCGACGCCTTCGAACGCGCCCGGCGCCAGGGCACGCCGCCGGTCCAGGCCTATCTGGACTTGGCCCACATCCATCTGCAGCGGGACGACCGGACGGCGGCCATCGACGCCTACCGGCAGGCTCTCGATCTAGCCCCGGACAATGCCGCCGTGGCTCTGGAGCTGGCGGACCTCTACCTCCAGGGCGGCCAGGCGGTGGCCGCCGAGGCCGCCGTCCGGCAGGCCCTCGCCACTGACCCCCAGGGCTCGGGGCCCCACTTTTATCTCGGCGTGACCCAGGTCTTGACCGGCGAGCGGGAGCTGGCTCAGTCCTCCTTCGTTCGCTCGCTGGAGGCCGGGGACTGGCCGGCCCCGGCGTTCCTGGACCTGGGAGCCGCGTTCCAGGAGGTGGGCGATCTGGAACGGGCCGCCGCCGCCTACCTGGAGGCTCTGCGCCTCGAGCCGGAAAATCCCCGAGTGCACTTCGGTCTTTCCGGTGTGCTCCGCCAGCACGGCGACCGAGAGAACGCATTGAAGGCAGCGCAGAAGGCGGTGGAGCTAGAGCCTTCCTACGGCGAGGCCTGGGCCCTGCTCGGGGTCCTCCGTTCCGAAACTGGGGATCCCGCCGGCGCCGAGGCCGCCCTGCAGCGATCCCTCGAGCCCCGGCGCCCGACCCTGCTGCGGGCCGAGGGCGAGCACCTCCTGCTGGCGGCCCTTCCCAGCGAAACGGCGGACCCGGCCCGAGAGCTCTTCCGGCGCCTACTGACGGAGTATCGGGAAGAACGGCCGTTCCTCGCGCCGGAGCGCAGGGCTCCTTGA
- a CDS encoding AraC family transcriptional regulator ligand-binding domain-containing protein, which yields MVTRFRIATSLRRKLEELGVSTAKVLCHAGLPPRLFEQEKVMVSTEELFAFYRGLESASPRPSIGLEIGTEERLERYNPIAIAAVSARSFRDALTRLSRFKQLTCPEEIQLTESGDEARVEFLWLLAEETEPPVLVDLCFAWVAGIARRGTGGVVQPRRIELRDGAREREIYEQHFGCSVRLGSGTNTIVFDQADLDRPFLTHNADLLAILVPQLEAELEQALASRAVGDQVKGMVKQQLAGRRPVIAEVARELHISPRTLQRRLAEEGSSFQELLQEARRELARHYLLETSLELNETAYLLGYEDAHSFFRAFHSWEGSPPGEWRARHAPAG from the coding sequence ATGGTCACTCGCTTTCGCATCGCCACCTCCCTCCGCCGCAAGCTGGAGGAGCTGGGGGTGTCGACGGCGAAGGTCTTGTGCCATGCCGGTCTGCCGCCGAGGCTCTTCGAGCAGGAGAAGGTCATGGTCTCCACCGAGGAGCTCTTTGCTTTCTACCGCGGGCTGGAGAGCGCCAGCCCGCGCCCTTCCATCGGTTTGGAGATCGGAACCGAGGAGCGCCTGGAGCGCTACAACCCCATCGCCATCGCCGCCGTCTCCGCCCGCTCCTTCCGCGACGCGCTGACGCGACTCTCCCGCTTCAAGCAGCTGACCTGCCCGGAGGAAATTCAGCTGACGGAGAGCGGCGACGAGGCGCGGGTGGAGTTCCTCTGGCTGCTGGCGGAGGAGACGGAGCCGCCGGTGCTGGTGGATCTCTGCTTCGCCTGGGTTGCCGGTATCGCTCGCCGAGGCACCGGCGGGGTTGTTCAGCCCCGGCGTATCGAGCTGCGGGATGGAGCCCGGGAACGGGAGATCTACGAGCAGCATTTCGGTTGCTCCGTGCGCCTCGGCAGCGGCACCAACACCATCGTCTTCGACCAGGCCGATCTGGATCGCCCGTTTCTCACCCACAACGCCGACCTGCTGGCGATCTTGGTGCCCCAGCTGGAGGCGGAGCTGGAGCAGGCCCTGGCCTCCCGGGCCGTCGGCGATCAGGTCAAGGGCATGGTCAAACAGCAGCTGGCGGGCCGCCGCCCGGTCATCGCCGAGGTCGCCCGGGAGCTCCACATAAGCCCGCGCACCCTCCAGCGCCGGCTGGCGGAGGAGGGGAGCTCGTTCCAGGAGTTGCTCCAGGAAGCCCGGCGGGAGCTCGCCCGCCACTATCTGCTGGAGACCTCCCTGGAGCTCAACGAAACCGCCTACCTGCTGGGGTACGAGGACGCCCATTCCTTCTTTCGCGCCTTCCACTCCTGGGAGGGCAGCCCTCCCGGTGAATGGCGGGCGCGCCATGCGCCGGCGGGCTGA
- a CDS encoding CRTAC1 family protein: MDVTAAAGIDFVHSHGGSGERYMVETMGSGGGFFDLDGDGWLDLYLVQGAPLPGFEGTPPGPDRIYRNRGPDEETGGLAFDDVTDEVAGENADFGRGYGMGVCFGDVDNDGFTDVYVTHYGPHYSTDRLYRNDGGRRLVDVTAAAGIDNPQWGASCAFADADGDGCLDLYVVNYVDATLENHRRCEENGLHVYCHPDVYRGVPDRLYRNRCQGPPSFEDATAALGPQDAASAKGLGVVWTDFDDDGDADIYVSNDSTRNFLYANESSPGTLRFREVGVASGTAFNDQGVTEAGMGVDAGDVDGDGRFDLFTAHLDFETNTLYRNQGGGFFLDATAQAALAAPSLRKVGFGSNFFDVDNDSDLDLFVANGHILDNIAEQKPSLSYGQRDQLFVNDGSGRFSPAGPGAGSHFQRRWVGRGSAAGDVDNDGDLDLLITHCGQPAVLLENRIGDRKPGLILALESRHGGRDAIGAKVTLTTADGRRLVEESRSGSSYLSQGDLRVHFGLGDRTAIESLEIRWPEGEIQRLDGTELGDNGIQAIRQETP, from the coding sequence GTGGACGTCACCGCGGCTGCCGGCATCGACTTCGTGCACTCCCACGGTGGCAGCGGGGAGCGGTACATGGTGGAGACCATGGGGTCCGGAGGTGGCTTCTTCGATCTCGACGGCGACGGCTGGCTCGATCTCTACCTGGTCCAGGGGGCGCCGCTGCCGGGCTTCGAGGGAACGCCTCCGGGGCCGGATCGGATCTACCGCAATCGGGGTCCGGATGAGGAGACCGGCGGGCTGGCCTTCGACGACGTCACCGACGAGGTGGCCGGGGAGAACGCAGATTTCGGAAGAGGCTACGGCATGGGGGTGTGCTTCGGTGACGTCGACAACGACGGCTTCACCGACGTCTATGTCACCCACTACGGCCCCCACTACAGCACCGACCGGCTGTACCGCAACGACGGCGGCCGGCGATTGGTGGACGTCACCGCGGCCGCCGGCATCGACAATCCGCAGTGGGGAGCGAGCTGCGCCTTCGCCGACGCCGACGGCGATGGCTGCCTGGACCTCTACGTGGTCAACTATGTGGACGCCACGCTGGAGAACCACCGGCGCTGCGAGGAGAACGGCCTCCACGTCTACTGTCACCCCGACGTCTACCGCGGGGTTCCGGACCGGCTCTACCGCAACCGCTGCCAGGGCCCGCCGAGCTTCGAGGACGCCACCGCCGCCCTCGGCCCGCAGGACGCCGCCAGCGCCAAGGGCCTTGGGGTGGTGTGGACGGATTTCGACGACGATGGCGACGCCGACATCTACGTCAGCAACGACTCGACCCGCAACTTCCTCTACGCCAACGAGAGCAGCCCCGGCACGCTGCGGTTTCGCGAGGTGGGCGTCGCCTCCGGCACCGCCTTCAACGATCAAGGGGTCACCGAGGCGGGCATGGGGGTGGATGCCGGGGACGTCGACGGCGACGGCCGCTTCGATCTCTTCACCGCCCATCTGGACTTCGAGACCAACACCCTCTACCGCAACCAAGGCGGCGGTTTCTTCCTCGACGCCACCGCCCAGGCTGCCCTCGCCGCGCCGTCGCTGCGCAAGGTGGGCTTCGGCAGCAATTTCTTCGACGTCGACAACGACAGCGATCTCGACCTCTTCGTCGCCAACGGCCACATCCTGGACAATATCGCCGAGCAGAAGCCCAGCCTCTCCTACGGCCAGCGGGATCAGCTCTTCGTCAACGACGGCAGCGGGCGGTTCTCCCCCGCCGGGCCCGGCGCCGGCAGCCACTTCCAGCGCCGGTGGGTGGGCCGCGGCTCCGCCGCCGGGGATGTGGACAACGACGGCGATCTCGATCTATTGATCACCCACTGCGGCCAGCCGGCAGTGCTGCTGGAGAACCGCATCGGCGACCGGAAGCCGGGGCTGATCCTGGCCTTGGAGAGCCGCCATGGAGGCCGCGACGCCATCGGCGCCAAGGTCACCCTCACCACCGCCGATGGCCGGCGGCTGGTGGAGGAAAGTCGTAGCGGCTCGAGTTATCTCTCCCAGGGGGACCTGCGGGTCCACTTTGGATTGGGTGACAGGACCGCCATCGAAAGCCTGGAGATCCGCTGGCCCGAAGGCGAGATTCAGCGTCTGGACGGCACCGAGCTGGGAGACAATGGGATCCAGGCCATCCGCCAAGAAACCCCATGA